The genomic DNA cgatctcgtctgattttggaagctaagcagggtcaggcctggttagtacttggatgggagaccgcctgggaatcccgggtgctgtaggcttctaccatagtctttccagactgaaggttgccaaccatctccctatactgaacactatctcccgatctcgtctgatctcggaagctaagcagggtcaggcctggttagtacttggatgggagaccgcctgggaatcccgggtgctgtaggcttctaccatagtctttccagactgaaggttgccaaccatctccctatactgaacactatctcccgatcttgtctgatctcggaagctaagcagggtcaggcctggttagtacttggatgggagaccgcctgggaataccgggtgctgtaggcttctaccatagtctttccagactgaaggttgccaaccatctccctatactgaacactatctcccgatcttgtctgatctcggaagctaagcagggtcaggcctggttagtacttggatgggagaccgcctgggaataccgggtgctataggcttctaccttagtctttccagactgaaggttgccaaccagccctgCCTCAGTAGCCTTTTGGGGTGTCCCACCCCCACAACTGCATGTTGTGTGCTGGCAGAGACCAGCGCaaccctcctcccttttgcctACAGGTGCCTGCTGATGCACACAGGAATTGACCTCGGGGTCAGTCGTCAGGAACCGACCTGCTCCGTGATGTACTTCTACGGCATTGGCATCTTCCTCATCTTGTTTTTGGCCAGCTTCGTGGCAATCTTGGTAAGAGACGTGCCCCTCGTCCTGGACAAGCGGCAGAGCAGGTCGGGTGTGTCAGCGTTCCgtgtcctggggggaggggagactggCTGCCACCTCCAGTGGGCGTATGTGGTGTGCATATATAAGCAGCCACGTTCCAGAGTAAATGACCAGGGTCCATCCAAGACCTGATGTCGGAGGGAGCCTGCAAAATGCCgcgcccccttacccaatgatgtgccagcctttgctccttccactctccagagCTCTAGCCCAGCAACCTTGCCCCTTcctcacatttcttcttcctctttgtccctccttcctttcccaagcCAGGGATTGGAACAGCAGAGCAGATAAGTGGATGGACAGAGATCGGAGCCCTTcaccagtctgttgcctgaggttcccgtttcagttgacctcatagatgggccggctCTGGGGACAGAGTCCAGACAAAGCAAGGGGTCCAGCTCCAAAGCAGGCATCAAGCTGCCACTCTGCTCAGGCAGAATCCTTACACCAGAGAGAATTCCTCTGATTGCTCAGACTGAAGGGATGAAGCGATGAAGCGGGGCCTTTCTAGGGCTTGGTGCACAGGGATCGGACCACCTGGGGAGGTCGGATTCTGACTCCAGCTGGCTTTGTGGCCTTGATGGCCCTCTTGAGGCttgcagtgagagagagagagagagagagagagacactgttTGATCTGAGTGAACAAAATTGCTGTAGTTATAACAGATAAACCAAATTCAACCAGCACTCTTAAGATTCATGGCTGTTCATTCACAAGTTAATCTTGAAGGGACCTTTGAGCCAGGATGAgaatcccctcccccactgccccccctactctgcagccaaaatctctttaTCTCTAAGCACCAGTATCTAAACCAGTGTCTTCAGCTAGTGTTGTTCACAATGCTTCACACTTGGTTGGGGCCTAGAGAGGAACAGTGTTGAGTTACCTGGAACATCTCCTGCCTTCCAGGGGTGCAGGCCAACATATGTGGGGCTAAAAAACCCCCAACAGCCCtgtgagaaggagagagaagatgGCTGGCCCATGTGTATCTTTGATGCATGATTTCATATATGCCTACAGAGATGTGCCCTTGATAAAAATGGTTGTGGAATACATAAGCAGGAATATTGGCCCCCAGCAGCCATCCTGGTTATTTTGTGCAAAAGTCTTCCCAGAGGGCCTCATGGCCCAGCacagatttgaactcaggtcttcaGAGGAAGTGCCCTTTTCCTCAAAACTCCAATAGCCAGACaaccagcatgtggttggtctgtggaactccttgccacaggatgtggtgacggcatctggcctggacgcctttaaaaggggattggacgagtttctggaggaaaaatccattacggggtacaagccatgatgtgtatgcgcaacctcctgattttagaaatgggctatgtcagaaggccagatgcaagggagggcaccaggatgaggtctcttgttatctggtgtgctccctggggcatttggtgggccgctgtgagatacaggaagctggactagatgggcctatggcctgatccagtggggctgttcttatgttcttatgggctagTACATTTTGATAACATCAAGAGCTGAGTTTCTTTTTCCTCaccctggctttgcaggtcttgCTCATCCAGGCCAGAGCATTGTACAAGAAGTTTGTGAACTCCACAGGCTACGTGGGTGATCAGCAATGGGCGATGATTAAGATGGTCGAGCAGGGGGTGATGCTGTACCCCATTGCGTTCTTCTGTTGCTGGGGTCCAGGTGAGAAGAACCAGGTCCCTACTCTCCAGTGCACAGATTGCGTACGCAGATGCCCATCTTAGTCAGTACCTTGGGATAGCAAAACTGTATTTAAGCAATGAACTGTTTAATTAAGCAGTGGTCCTTTCACTAAATAATTTATCTAAGTTTTGCAAGTGGCATCTGAAGTGAGCGTTCGACGCCATGGGGCTGAATCTCAGACTGGTGGCCTCTCCCTAACCGGAGCCTTTTAACACAAGAGACCATGGACAGAATGCAGGACTCACTGCCTGAAAGCACCTGCACCTCCACTGATCTATACCCCTGTCCTAAATCCTGAGCCAAGGATGATATTCTGCAGTCTGATTGCACAGAGGCATGGGGTGAGCTTTGCCAGGTGTAAGCAAATTTGTTTCTCCAGTGGCCCAAGAAGGCTGGGAGGTTCCCAGGTTATTGTTAGGATGTGGTTGCCGAACGGAGCAGAGCTTGATGTGGCAGTAGATGTGCATGAAGGGTGGAAATCAGGTAAAAATACAGACCAGTGCCTGGTGTGTACAGGGGTGTATTGGGCTGTAACAATGCCATCTTACCAGGAGTTTCTGTTGTTGTCCTTCCCCTGCTGTTTTGCAGCTTTTCTCCTTGGGATAATCAAGCTCACCTCTTTGGAGAACACAAGAATGTTCATGGCCCTTTACGTCTTGGAGGTAAGCATCCCTCCCTCCTCAACACACCTTGATAATCAAATCTCGAAAGAGATTAACCACTCTGTGTGACTGTTTTAAAATGGCAGGACATAATTGCGTTAAAACATATGATAAGGTCTTCTTCCACTTCTGCTGGAGCAGCGGGagctgctcgggggggggggaggtattggTGATCTATAACTCAGCTTGATTTAAATTTGCACTAGTGAACAAACAAGGCTGGCACACACAAGCTGTGCACATTGACTGTGGTAGAAATTTGGGACTTGCGAGTAGGGGTGGTGGCAGTTTGGGCTCAGAGACAAACTCTGGAGACTCAAACAAAATCTGGGGAGGAGTTGCTGTCGCACCCCCTAATTCATGGAGTGGGGCTCTGTGGTACCCACAAACAGACTGAGGAGGGCTATTCAGAATGAGTGTTTGGGCTgggatcagccttaagtgggtcCAGATATGCACCCACGGCTGTTGCTTATCCCTGACCGTGATAAGCAAAGGTCAGGAGGTTTTGCTGCTTGCACCCCTCCGATTTTGCTGCCCTAGACAGCCCCCTTTTGCGGGTTCTGACTGCTACAATTGCTGACCCCGGTtatgccttcctcctctcctaggccctgactgccTCTTCCCAGGGTCTCCTGAACTGCACCGTCTACGGCTGGACCCAGCACATGTTCCGTTGCGTGAAGCGCAAGGCTTGCCGAGATGTGGACACGCAGACGCCGCTGCTGCGCTCTCAGAAGAGGTTGTACGCCAGCACACATCCCACCAACTCGCAGCTGGTGCCCAAGTCAACATCTACAGTGTTATGAATGGGAGGACATTTCCTGCATCAGCTCAACACTGATCTTTGGGCCCTCCTCCTGTTAACGGCCACATCCTGCTCTTCAGCCTGTCAAGATTCCATGTGATCGTGTCCATGCACAACTTCGCGTGCATGGGAGAATAAAGAATCAGTATTGGAGCACCAGCCACTATTGGTGCATGCGCCGGGGCTGACAGCCTCCGGCACTCTTGACTACATGATTTTCATGTGTTTGGGACAAAACCTGAATTTAGCCATCCAGAAAAGGGAACCTAAAATGAGAGGAAGTTGATCTTTTATCACCAGAAGATGCGACGGAGTATGTACCCTCCAACTACTGGTTCAGACTGCCCCATTTGGCTTTTATTAATCCTTGACCTCATGCATCCCCTAAAATTTATCTCTGGCTTTGCTAGCAGACTACCACATCTTTCTTAAttttctttccctgcctcccagggGACATTTGTGTACTGCTCAGTGCTGGAGACTGCTAGcttttatggtttttaaaaacTGGGCAAATGATTTACAACTTTTTTGTCCCAGCAGCCCTGGATGTAGCCTGAACTTTGTACCCATCACAGTCTTAACTGAATTAAGTCTCCTCAGTACCTCATCTCCTCCAGAAGACTTGGGGCCTTCAAcattcctttttctcttcctccatcCCTCGTTATCTTGCTTACCATTCATCCTGAAGAACTTGGTGGAACCCAAAAGCTTGCTTGAGAATTTATGGCACCTTCCTCGAACTCCAAGGATTACCCAGTGGTGGCTTTTGGCGAGCTCGAGCTGAATTCAGTCTGTGttcaattaataataatttatttgctgacctttttttttagtctctttTAACTCTGTGATGTTTTTTTCATGTGAGAAGTTTTTCTGGGAACTGTATGGAAATGGATGCAATTTGCTGAGAATGCAGCATGGAAATCCAGGATGGCCTGAAGAGATTCTTACTGCCATGCGGGGCAAatggcctgccctttcctatgtaTTACAGTAAAACAAGAAGCGAACACATGTTGCATGGTTTCTTTGAGCTGCGTGTCAAGGCTGGAAAAATTCAGATACCTGATGGAGGCCTTGGCAACTGAGCCCGCGGGTAGGCATCTGCATTCTTGAAGGGGAGaggaattctatgcttgggatcattaggaagggtattgagaacaaaacggctagtattataatgccgttgtacaaatcgatggtaaggccacacctggagtattgtgtccagttctggtcaccgcatctcaaaaaagacatagtggaaatggaaaaggtgcaaaagatgattacggggctggggcaccttccttatgaggaaaggctgcggtgtttgggcctcttcagcctagaaaagagacgcctgaggggggacatgattgagacataccaaattatgcaggggatggacagagtggatagggagatgctctttacactctcacaacaccagaaccaggggacatccactaaaattgagtgttgggtgggttaggacagacaaaagaaaatatttctttactcagtgcgtggtcggtctgtggaactccttgccacaggatgtggtgctggcgtctaccctagatgcctttaaaaggggattggacaagtttctggaggaaaaatccattacggggtacaagccatgatgtgtatgcacaacctcctgattttagaaatgggttatgtcagaaggccagatgcaagggagggcaccaggatgaggtcccttgttatctggtgtgctccctggggcatttggtgggccgctgtgggatacaggaagctggactagattggcctatggcctgatccagtggggctgttcttatgtaagctgcctggccagcTTTCAGCCAGCTGGATCTCATGCCTAAGGCGCCCTCTACTGCTGTATGCAATCTTATGTTAAAATGTGGCCATTGGGGTGTGACTATTGGGGGTGACAGGAAGAGCTCCTGCACCTCAAATGCTGCCACTCCACCAGGGTTCTAAAGCTTTAGCCTTTCCCCGATCCACCCCCGTCAGAACACCAGGACTGCCTGGctgctggaccagacctcctgtttcCTACAGGGGTGCCCCACCCTGAAAAATTGCCCTTTTattcctctccctgctctctctTAGCAGCTGCCAGTCCAGAAAAGGATCTGGCCTCTCATTTTCTGCCTGCTGAGTTTACTCAAGAGTCTTTGGAGAGGGACTTTACAGAGTCTTCAGAGAGGCAGACAAAGTCCAAGCATACAATGCCACCAGCACCCCCTTTATGTACACGCTTTATGTACATGCATGCTCTCAAAGAACTGCAGGCCTGTTTTCCGTGCCGAGTACCTAGCCTGGAATTCTGCTGGGTTTTCCCCAGCGTCGTGAGTCATTCAAGGGCAAAGTCATAACACAGATGTGATTTTTCCAAAGCCAGGCACTCCCTAACTCATCCTCCATTTCCAGACCTCCACAAAACTCTGCCACAGCTGGGGTTTTTTCTCCCCTCGTCAAGCTTCCTATCCAAACCCACTACTCCCAGGAGGTCCGTGGTGTGGCCGCCATGGGACAATCTCACGCACACTGGTGGCTGCCTGcttttttccttcaaaatgaGAAAAACTTCCATTCACCCCACATTTGCACGCCAGGCTGTTGAAAGCACCAGAGCAAGACAAACAATAAATGGGCAACCCTCTCCCTGCAGCGGGCAAGCCGGTAACCATTGTGTTGGCAGCACACACTGTGAGCATGAAAGGACTTTGCTGCCCTCTGGTGGTGAAGCTGGCATTTCTCAGGCACAATCCCCATCCTCAGACcaattaattcagtggttctcaaaccttctagcactgggacccacttttgagaatgacagtctgtcagcacccactggaagtgatgtcgtgtcTCAATTGGTGCGCATATATTCTGCAGCACGATGGAAAGCTCAGTGAAACCAGCAACTCACTGCCTGCAGCAGTCAGGAAGGAAGCAAATTCCATGCTTGAGGACGCCAGGAAAGGGTGTTCCCTTCCCTGAGAATAAGATCTCCAGTATTGAAGCAGCCCTCTGTCAAGCTACAGTACTGCTGCTTTGGGAATGCAGGGTCCAGTACTGGCCCAGGCCTCAAGGTGGTATACAGGGAATGTACATTGGCAAAAGATCCTGgcacggagggggggggggggcagataggaGAACCCACTGCAAAAACGTTCCCAGGCCCCACCAACCTGGCACTGCTAAGGATAGCTGACACATAATGTCCCCATATCAGGTCATTCTTAACCATCAGCCAAGCACTGTTTTAAGCTTTATTTGAACACATACATGACTGCAACTATTGTGCTACATAGAATAAGTACAGTGCAAGCCTGCCTGCACACCAGAGCGTCGCTGGCTGGAGCCAGTGAAGCTAGAGTTGCCACAGGAGGCCCTCTGACGGCAGCCCAAAGGGGCCAATGTCACCCTGAGGCTCCATGCTGACATCGGTCCTGCCTCAGCCACTGGAGGCTGTTCTCTACCTCCGGTGTCTAATCCACGAACTCAATCTGGATAGGAACCCAGTGAGCGCAGCCATCAGCACCAACCCTGCGGGGATCACGATGCCGAAGGCCAACTTCATCAGTTCCGTGTTCCAGGCCTGCAAAGGAAACCCGCCATCAATGCTTCCTCCTGGGCCAAAATACTTGCAGTTTGGAGGGGCCCAGCCCACGTCACAATGGCAGTTGTTGAGATTGTTGCAAACCCCTCTCGAGTGACACTTCTTCTCCGCGTCACACGCCTGCTTCAGGTTCAGACTGGACAGGCTGATACAGTGCCGGTTCAGGCAAATCTTCTCTGCTCCACAGTGAGTGCCATTGGGGATTGTTCCGATATCGTCACCACCCATCCTGTGAGGGAACCCGATGCTCCAGCACTCCACGCCCTTGACGCTGGTCGTACTGAACTCTGCCAAGTTCCACTTCTTGGGGAGGTCTTTGACACCCACACAGTTGGCTCTCCCGCACATGCTGTCTTTCTCTTCACACTTCACAAACTGTCCTCCCTTCCCGTCACCGCCACAATTGCCAAACAGATTCCCGGCGGTGTTGACCTCTTGGAAGCAGCTCCTCGGAGCACCTCTGGCTCCTTCGCCAAAGATAGTGGCACACAGGCTGTTGTGGGTCAGACAGTTTTTGGCATAACAGTACGCTGTCTTGTTGCAAGGGGTCCCGTCTTGCATGTACACGTCCTCGGGACACCACTCCGATTCCCCGTTGCAATACTCCGGCAGGTCACACTCAGCAACTTTCCCTCGACAGAGCTTTCCGATGGCAAAAAACTTACACTTGTAGCAACATGGCCCGGTGTTGCAGAGCACCCCTTCTTTGAaggtgcagtcaggattgcaACAAGGGTCCCATTTGCACTGAAGCACGTCCCCACAATCACACTCCTCCCCCAAATCCACAACACTGTCACCGCAGCGGTTGGAAGCATGCACCTTGTTAAAGTTGGGGACGTTGATTAAGCAAGAGAGCCTGCCGCTCTCTAGGATTGCCACATACGCCTCAACACTGCAGTTGCTGAACAAGGTGCCCTGGGAGTGGAACAGGTGCATAATGCAGCTTCTCTCTCTGTCACAAACACAGTGGGGGCCGTCGCGCTTCAAGCCAAGGCTGTGCCCCAACACGTGCGCAACGACTTTTGAAAATAAGTAGTTGTTGGGGGTTGTATGGGAGTCTACCCCAGCTGAAAACTGTGGCTTGCAGATCGCATCAGGGTACGCCTTCCCTGGTTCTCTGCCAAAGCGCTTGTAGACGAACAAGTGAGCGGTGTCGTATTTTATTGCCGGTTCGATGTTCTTTATTCTCCACGCATTGAAATTCTCAAGGACTTCCGTGATGTTATCAGAAACTGTGATGGGGTTGCCTTGTGTCCAGATCTCCAGACCACATGGGGCGACGTGTACCTGGAGGTAGCTATAGTACGTGTTCACCATATTAACTATGTTCAAAACCGTATCCAACACTTTTGACTCATTGCCAGCTTCTCTTTGGAACATGACATTGTCCACCACAATAAACAGTTCAATATACATTGGTTTTCCAGGGTGAGACCTTCCTGGAACTACATCTTGCCTTACCACCAGGTCTTCCATACGGGGCCCTGTCCCTTCAGACCCCATACTACAGATGAAGGCATCAGGATCTGTTTCTTTGATCGGGTAGAGAAAGTGCTGAAACGTAGATGAACCTTGCAAAGGCTCAATGCCGTAATTTACATCCCCGATTTTTAGGAATCCTCTGAGGCCAGAACAGGTGCTAAGAGCCACCCATGAATTGAGTACACCTTCCACGTATCCCTCACAGTAGCAGTCGACAGGGACGTAGGGGTGACTCTTGATCCGCCTCCCCTTTGAATCATACGTGAAGACTGGTAAGTCTTTGACCAGTAGATTTTCCCTGTGCTTGAGTCGAACAATATAGTCTGTCCCTGCTACCCTGATGATGTAGGAAGTTTCATAATTCTTGCCCTCGCTTGTCCGTTGCACCAAATGGCTTGGAATGATCACTTCATAGGAGGTGCCCTCTGGAGTAGGGGGTGAGCCAGAGTCTGGAGTGGGAAGGACAAAccccaaaaacaaaacacacatcaCCAGTCGGGAAACAAGATCTCTGCCACTATCGCCTGCCATGATTTGCGTCAACGTTTGATCCCGCTTACCCGGAACGATGCTTGATTGTTGAATGGAAGAGAGAGACCAAGAGGGCGTTTGATGGAAAAAGATATTCATTCATTGGTCTCTTCAAATTTGGTCAAGGATGCAACAGGTGTAGCCTTTGCTGCCATTTCCCATGTCGCCATCATTGCTCCTTAAAACCCCGAATGTATTTTAACAGTTATGTCCCTGATATCCTTCTTAGATGGGACTTAAAAGCAACCAAGCAAGGTCCTTATCTGGATGAGGGTCTTTGAAGGCTCCCACCTACTTAAGCGACAACCATCCTTGGTTCAAAGGGTTCATCACTAACTGGGTGATACCAAACAAAGAGCACCAGGAGTGGGGGAAATATCCCAaaagttccttttttttcttttcttttctagctATTACAATTTAATGCtataaagaaaagagagagagagagagagagaagcgtAGGTGGCAAAGTGAAAGGAGAATAGGGTGGGGAACAAAACGACATACTCCCATTTCAAAGATGCACCCCTACAGTGTCTTCTGCAGTGGGACATTCCGAAGGCTAGCAGTTTCTGCTGGATCTTTGAAAATGGACATTCCACAGCCTGGGTTTTGAAACAGAATGGAAGCAAGTGGTTGTTTGGGAACCTGCCTGGTCCAGGGTGTATGTCGCAGCAGACCTTTGACCTGCTGGGTCAGCTAGCTGACCTGGTATGCGCCACCACAATGAGTCCCCCTCAGCGCTGTCCAGACAGATGTTGGCTTGGTGGTCAGAGAGGCGGAGTTTGTTAAGTGTGGACCATGAGTAGAACATcccaaaggaaaggctggctggTTGTAGATGAGCAAGGCAGGTCAGAGGCCCAGCACCATGGATAACTGGCACGCAGCCATTCACCCTTCCTTGGACAAGGCTGTGTTTCCCCAAACAGTCAACCAACCAAATTCCAACCTCTGCCCGTTTTCAAGCCAAACACAGCCTATGCTCTTGTCTGCCGGATGCCTGCACACAGAAAGCTTCTCATCTGGAAACTGTCAGCAAACATGGAACTAGAACTGGGAAATCCACACTTATTTCACAACCAGCAGGATCTGCAGTGAATCTTGTACAAAGGCAAACGGCCAGTGTCTTTTTCCCACATGCATTCCTTGGCCAAAGCGCTCGCTGGTTGAGGAAAAGGTCAGACCTGGCCTTTGTAATTCATGGGTTTTTCTTTCCCTTACAAGCACAGAGCtcttgcctcctccttcccccattcaCTTCAACTGGGCTGGAAATTCCTCAGGAGCAAGTGACAGAGCCCACGCATGAACCACCACACAGAGACCATGGAATGGGCCTTTGGCGACTCCCACTGGAAGTGTTCTTGAGCTCCCTTCCCAGACATTTCAGCATCCACTCATgagtggaatgtgtgctgcaaATATCCAGCCAAACTACCCTGAGGCCTTTGCCATCTACAAAATCATGTAGGGAGGCAGAGAACACACAGCATCACAGTTTGCAGCATAAGCCCACAGTCCCAAGGATCTCTGCAACCAGCATGCCAATTGCCGGCTTTGACCAACTGGAGGTGCGAGAACGTAGCGGAGGCCCGCTGTCGACACTTCCCCCGAAGCCTGGGAGGACACAGCTTGGAGGTGCCCAGCCATAGTCGCAGTGACAGTGCTGGTGAGCATTGCAAACCCCCTTCCCGGAGCAATTCACCAAAGGATCACAAGTCCTGTTGGATTTCACCAAGTCTGACACTTTGGTACAGAAGTGGTTGATGCAGATTTTGTGCTTGCCGCACCTGGAGCCTTCCTCCACCGCACCAATGTCCACCAGAGGAAGCCCAGCGTGGAACTCCAGCCCCCAGCACGAGGCATCCTCCGTCGGGGTCTGGATGATCGTCATATGGTTCATCAATTTGGGTAGCGTCCTGACATTGACACACTGCACCCGCCCACACAAGAGGTCTTCAGGCCGACAGTCCCGGGAGTGCCCTCCTTTGTTGGCACAGTTGCCAAACCGATCCCCTTTGGAGTTCACCGTTTGGAAGCAAGACAAAGGGGCACCTCGAGATTCCTTGCCAAAAATTTTTCGGCACTGCAAAGTGTGGGTCGAGCAACGACCTCCGTAGCAGTAGCCGCTATCGGTGCATGGTGTTCCGTCCTGCACAAGGACGTCCGGTGGGCAGGCCAGGGATACCCCACTGCAATATTCGGGCAAGTCACACTCACTGGCACTCTTTCGACAGAGTGTCCCTTTTGGTGCAACCTCACAGGACCGGCAGCAATCCTCGACAGTACACACCACCCCACTGGCCACCCTGCAATCTGGACGGCAGCATCTGCTCTTCTTACACCGTGGATTGTCCCCACAGTCGCACTCTTCTCCGTCCTCTACAATTCCATTCCCACAATGGTGCAGCACCAGCCTTCTGTCCTCTGGAAGATTGTTCAGGCACCGGCCCCTCCCCGACAAAAGGACGTCAAAATAACTCACAGCAGCAGAGTCGTTGGTGAAGAGAGGCTTCTCAAAAGCAGGCCCTCTGGAAGCCGTAACGCAATTACTCTTGGGCAGACAGGAACATGTCTCTGGGTGGTCATCCGGAATGCCAAGAACACGGCCCAACTCGTATGT from Tiliqua scincoides isolate rTilSci1 chromosome 14, rTilSci1.hap2, whole genome shotgun sequence includes the following:
- the TMEM116 gene encoding transmembrane protein 116, which codes for MAGLSVIGSSSMIGYAVFQHTARSPEVRPLFYLSLSDLFLGVCWITGALLYDKEATKPASQEAACYNLQAIGQIFYVASFLYTVNYTWHLYTDLKLKYNLNLYSRPPQILSSANHFGRITIILSSVIPVLLVAPVFGLGNSNECYRNFTAKHGCLLMHTGIDLGVSRQEPTCSVMYFYGIGIFLILFLASFVAILVLLIQARALYKKFVNSTGYVGDQQWAMIKMVEQGVMLYPIAFFCCWGPAFLLGIIKLTSLENTRMFMALYVLEALTASSQGLLNCTVYGWTQHMFRCVKRKACRDVDTQTPLLRSQKRLYASTHPTNSQLVPKSTSTVL
- the LOC136634484 gene encoding disintegrin and metalloproteinase domain-containing protein 9-like, whose product is MAGDSGRDLVSRLVMCVLFLGFVLPTPDSGSPPTPEGTSYEVIIPSHLVQRTSEGKNYETSYIIRVAGTDYIVRLKHRENLLVKDLPVFTYDSKGRRIKSHPYVPVDCYCEGYVEGVLNSWVALSTCSGLRGFLKIGDVNYGIEPLQGSSTFQHFLYPIKETDPDAFICSMGSEGTGPRMEDLVVRQDVVPGRSHPGKPMYIELFIVVDNVMFQREAGNESKVLDTVLNIVNMVNTYYSYLQVHVAPCGLEIWTQGNPITVSDNITEVLENFNAWRIKNIEPAIKYDTAHLFVYKRFGREPGKAYPDAICKPQFSAGVDSHTTPNNYLFSKVVAHVLGHSLGLKRDGPHCVCDRERSCIMHLFHSQGTLFSNCSVEAYVAILESGRLSCLINVPNFNKVHASNRCGDSVVDLGEECDCGDVLQCKWDPCCNPDCTFKEGVLCNTGPCCYKCKFFAIGKLCRGKVAECDLPEYCNGESEWCPEDVYMQDGTPCNKTAYCYAKNCLTHNSLCATIFGEGARGAPRSCFQEVNTAGNLFGNCGGDGKGGQFVKCEEKDSMCGRANCVGVKDLPKKWNLAEFSTTSVKGVECWSIGFPHRMGGDDIGTIPNGTHCGAEKICLNRHCISLSSLNLKQACDAEKKCHSRGVCNNLNNCHCDVGWAPPNCKYFGPGGSIDGGFPLQAWNTELMKLAFGIVIPAGLVLMAALTGFLSRLSSWIRHRR